The genomic stretch GGGAAAGCAAATCCTGCAAAAAATCACCGATAAAATAATCTTCTTGCTTGGGCCGTCCAACCACTGTGGCCGGATAGATGGCGTCCTTGCGGTGATAAAGATGGGTGGTTTGAAAGACCGGATAATCATGGGCCAGGGAGTTATAGCCGTAATGGTCGCCAAAGGGGCCTTCCGCACACCGGAGCTTGGGCGGGACAATACCTTTGATGGCAAATTCCGTTTCCGCCACCAAACGATGTCCCCCCAGAGGATCCTTGGTCATACCCAGTTTTTTACCCTGCAACAGGGAGGCCAACATCAGTTCGGGAATATCTTCGGGTAGCGGCGCAATGGCAGAGAGCATCAGGGCCGGTGGACCGCCGATGTACAGGGTCATGGGCAGTGGCTGATTCTGCTGTTCTGCTGCGCAATAATGGTAGCCGCCGCCCTTATGGATCTGCCAGTGGATGCCGGTGGTGGTATCGTCATAACGATGGATACGGTACATCCCTAAATTATGACCGTGTCCGTCCGGGTGCTCCGTGTAGACCAAGGGTAGAGTGACAAAGGCCCCGCCGTCGGAATGCCAGGAGGTGAGCATAGGCAGTTCGGTCATCCGCGCCGGTTGTTGCAGGGTCTCTAAAATCGGGGCGGCGCCCGGCTTGACGTTCTTCAAGCCGATTTTCAAGGCCTGGAGAGCCAGCGGCGCAGCCTGACGAATCGTGGAGAAACTGGGAGGCATGGCCTGTTCTGCCAATCTGACCAAATCGGCGACAAAATCCATGGGTCTGGTGCCGAAGGCCAGTTCCAACCGGCGGTTGGTGCCGAAAAGATTGGTGACCACCGGAAAGGAGGAACCCTTGACCTTGGTGAAGAGCAGGGCCGGTCCGTTGCTGGCAATGACTCGGCGGTGGATTTCCGCTATTTCGAGGTAAGGATCAACCTCGGTGTCAATAACGAGGAGTTCATTTTCTCGGCGGAGAATGTCGAGGTATTGTCGGAGATTGTATATTGATGTCATGGTTTCAAAGTAAAAGCTGGTGTTTTTTTTCTTCTTTTATTCTTTTTCTTCGACAAGAACAACTCTTTTTCATACAAACAAGGTTTCTGCTGACGGTGAATACGCCGTTCCAGGTCCGACCACCGGTAGCCCTGTTGTTTTTGGTTGTCAAACGATTTTGATGGGGCTAGGCTCATTTTTATGTCTATTTTTCGCTCATCTGTAAATAACGTCACGGATAATTATGCATAAATTCATAGCCCTGTTCATCCTCATCTTTTTTCCGTCCCTCTTGTTCAGCGCAGAACTCCCGGACCACCCGCCGCTCTTCTCCTACCTGCTGTACCCTGGCGGGTTGGAAGTCATTGATGGCAGTACTGTCATCATTACGGCCAACGGTATCAACAAAAAGGTCGGCCTCAACGGCAGCTGGGAGGATGACGAGTATGGCAGGAGGATTCTTGAAAAGATGATCTCCGGTAGAAGAACTGAGGTGCGTATCTTTGGAAAGGATCATGAAAATATCACCGTTGCTATTCTGTTGAACAATGATGTGAATATCAATCGTGAAATAGCGAACTACGGTTTTCAGCAGCAAGCCGCCAACTCAGCAGCAGGTGGAAAAAGCAATTCCATATCTTCAGTAAGATCGGACAGTGCCCTTGATAATGCCGAAACCTTAATGAAATCCTACAGGACGGAAAACGGAATTACGGATCGTGGCGAGGAAATGACGTGGGCAAGATCTAATTCATATGTTAGGTCAAGTTCGCAGAGAGGCAGTGATCCGAGCCAAAGGACTCAACAAGTTAGTGGCTACTGGAGAAAAGATGGAACCTATGTCAAACCGTATAAACGGGCAAAACGCGGTACTCTGTCAGGCGGGAAAAGAAAACGACGTTAGCTGTCGCTATCAACCACTTCATAAAAGAGTCTGTTGATTAAGCCACCAAGGCGCTGCCCCGCCTTAACTGTCTGAAATAATGCTATTTGCTTATGAAAAACTCTTGACAACCCAACTGGTGACATGTTATATACGATTGATATCAGATGATTAATTCATAATCAGGTAAAGTCAACATGTTCAAAAAAACAAGTCCCCAATTAACTCTCACAGAACCAGCTTTTCAGATGGCGGGTATTTTGCCAAAAGACGACTGGTCGTTTATCTACAAAGATAAAATTTGGCCTCTCATAGACGAAAACCAGTTCAAGCATCTTTATTCGAAAGAGGCCGGGGCACCGAATATTTCAATCAAGCTGAAAGTATCCCTGCTCATTTTTATGGCTCTGGAACAACTCAACTGGCGGCAGGTTGAGTTTATGTTTATGCGCAGGATCGATTGGATCAATGCGACATATTCAGAATTTGGACAAGCCTTTATCGACCATACCACGTTATTCAAGTTTTATCAGCAAATCGAAGATGATAAAGCCACTTACCAACTCTTTGTCGACCTCACCAATAACTTTATCAAAAGCTGTGGGGTTTCAAAGAAGAAACAGCGCGTTGATTCTTTTTCATGCTTGGATGGCTCGCGACACTTTCCCGTTATGGATTATTCAAGGAAACCATCAGGGGTTTCTTCAAGCACTACGAAAGCATAAGCCCGGACTGTATGCAGAGGTAAAAGACGAACTTTCCCTTGATTACCTACAGGATAATTTTGATTTAACAGAAAAGGATAAAGATAAGGCCAGAGGTCGAATCAAGGAAATGGCCAAGGATCTTTACCTGCTGAAAACATCTTTTGAACATCATCATCAAGTGGGCCATTACCAGACATTTAAGACATTAGCCCAAGTGTTTGATCAGCAGTGTGCTGTTAAATCTGAAAATGACCTTTCTTCTTCTCCTGCTGATGTTGACTCTGACAAAGAACTCGTTGAAGCTGCAAGGAATACCGCTCCGGTTGACTCTGAAGAGGAAATATCGTCTGGCAACATGACACCTGCTGATGAATCAGCTGACAGTACAAAAAATATTGTTCCTGCTGAACCTGAGATAGAAATGCGGGCGAAGCCGGTGGGTGATAAAATCATATCCACTCCGCATAATACCGATGCTGAATATACGCGTAAAAGGAACCAAACGGTTGTTGGTCATAAAGGATTTGTTACCGAAACTTGCGATCCTGATAACAAAGTTCAATTTATTACTGATGTAAACCTTGAAGCCGCAACTCATGCTGATGCAACAGAAATATCTTTTATAGAACAACGACTTGAAGAGAACAATCTGAAACCAAAAGAACTGAATGCGGATGCTGGTTTTGTCAATGGACAGTCAATCCTGGAAGCGGCAGCAAGGGGTATAGACTTGGCAGGTCCCAGTTCAGGACGATCACAGAGTATAGAAGGGTTTGCTGACATAGACCGCCCTCTTGATATTGCTGACTTTAAGGTTCAAATTAATGATGAGACGAAAGAGCTTTCTGTTTTGTCCTGCCCGAAAAATCAAGTTCCGATCGATCAGCCTCGCAGTGAGAAAACCGGCAAACTCCTGGTTCATTTCAACAGTGATGTTTGTAGAGCTTGTGGCGTCTGTGACCGTTGTCCGGTTAAAATTGGTGTTAAAATAGCAACATTAACTGTGGACGAGGCACAATATGCTGGAGCCGCTCGCCATCATCAGTATATGGGTGATCCAGAATACCGCAGGAAATGTGGTATCCGTGCAGGAGCCGAAAGTCTTGTAAACGAAATTGCCAATGCACACGACGGCAGGCAATCACGTCATCGAAATGAAAAAGGATCCCGGCTACAGTTAGTGATGGCTGGAATAAGTTGTAATGTGAAGCGATTTATCCGTTTTACGCAGAACTCCGTCCAAAATCCATCAAATGTGGTCGCATAGGAGGGCTTTGGCCTTGTTTTCTCCTGTTTTGGGTAAAAAATGCTGGAAATATTGTTTTACGAGAATTTTTTTTCGGAATAGGCCACGAAATCATTACTGTCTGAGAATCACTACTGACTATAGTCGATTATAGTTGGTTTTGCTGACCGCATTTAATCAACAGGCTCATAAAAGGTGCCAGGATAGCTTTCATTGATCATCGCATAAAAGATTTTCAATTCCGATACCGTCTGGATTGCGAGCGATTTCTCGGATGATTTGCTCATCAATGTTTGGTGGTTTTTTGTTCGGCATAATTGAGTCTTCCTTGTTTATTTTTCACAAAAAAATATTCTTTATGGCGCGATTTGTCAATATCGCGCCAAGGAAATGCGCAAGTGAAAAAGGGACAGGTGCTCCTTTTCTTGACAAGGTAGAAGGCTGCCGTTATCATGATTTGTATGATTATGAAAAATATCATTAATATCAGGGTGAAGTGGTATTCGGCTTCTGTTTTTTTGATTGGCGCAGTAGTAAAAAAGTTTTTCGTGGAGGCCTTTTTTTGTTTTCGGAGTTAGCCTGACTGATGTCCCTATGTGTTGTTTATTGAAAATTGCATTTGGAGGAGAGTATGAAAGGAAGCAAACATGGTGTTGTGGTTTTTGCGGTACTGTATGCCTTGATAAGTAGCAGCCTCGTTTTTGCCGAAGGCTATGATCATAAAACAGAAGTAAAGGATATGAGCTTTTCCTGGAAGGTTGACGGAGAAAATTTAAAAGTAAAACTCTCCGCCAAAACGACAAGCTGGGTTGGTGTTGGCTTTAACCCCTCCTCGAAGATGAAGGGTGCTGGTTTCGTTCTCGGCTATGTGAAAAAGGGGAAGGTAAAGGTCTCTGATGAATACGGCGATGGTGAAAACAGCCACAAGTCGGACAAGAAGCTGGGCGGGACAGATAATGTGACCGTTATCGGCGGATCTGAAAAGGACGGTGTGACCACAGTCGAGTTTTCTCTCCCCCTTAAGTCCGGTGAAGAAACAGACGCGGTTATTCAACCGGACGGAGAAACAACCGTTCTTCTGGCCTATGGTGAAGGCCGTGATAGTTTCAAGGTAAAGCATAAGTTTCGTACTGCCATTAAAGTGAATTTGCAGACAGGCGAGGTTAAGTAGCCTGCTGGATTTTATAGAAGTCTATACAGGTCTAGGCGACTGCGAACGTTCCACACCTCCCTGGAGGAAAGCAATGCGACATGGTTGGCTCTGTCTTGCTCTTTTGATGCTGCTGCCCCTTTATTGCCCGATGCAGTCTGCTGCTGAACCGGGTGATACGCAGGCGGAAGGAACGGAGAAGGAATATAAAGTCGGTGATCCTGCCCTTGATGTCCTTTGGGTAGATGAACACAACGGCAAGTATCTCCCGCTGGACAGCAGCTTTCTTGATGAAACCGGCAGCACCGTGACGCTGAAGGATCTCATAGACAGGCCAACCCTGCTCCTGCCCGTCTATTTCCATTGCCCGAACAGCTGCACTCTCAATCTCTCCCACCTGACCGATGCTGTCAACAGGTCAAGCTTCACTCCCGGTAAAGATTTCAACCTTATTGCCTTCAGTTTTAATGATCAGGATGATCCTGCAAAGGCACAGGCGGCCAAGGGAAACTATATGCGGCTTCTGCCGGAGACCTTTCCCACGGAGAGCTGGAAGTACCTCACCGGCAGTAAAGAGGATATCCTGGCCCTGACCAGCTCCATCGGCTACCGGTTTGATCAGCGGAAGGACGGCACCTTCATCCATCCCTCGGCCTTGGTCGCGGTTGCCGCTGACGGCATGATCATTAAATATGTCTACGGGACCTTTATCAGCGGCGATGTGGACATGGCTATCTCCGAAGCGCAGAAGGGCACGCCTGCTTTATCTGTGCGTCGTTTTCTTGATTATTGTTTTAACTATGCCCCGGAAAAAACCAGGGCGTTTTTTACCAATATAAAGCTGTTTGTCGTCTTAGGTTTTGCATGTGCAGGAGGGCTCTTATTCCTCTGGCTCCGTCGAAAAGAAAGGAGAAAAGAAGAGGGAGGGGCATCTGCACATGATGATCATCATCAGACAGGAAACAAGGTATGAATGCGACTGAATCGTTCTATAACACACCATCGCCGCCGGGTTTGAAGGGGATCTGGGCCTGGCTTCTGACCCATGATCATAAACGGATCGGGATCATGTATCTCTGGTCAGTGGGCTTCTGGTTCTGCGTTGCCCTCTGCTGCGGCCTGCTGATGCGGATTGAGCTGATGTGGGTAGGCAAGACCATCATGGGGCCGGAGATCTACAACTCTTTGTTCACCCTGCACGGGGTTATTATGGTCTTCCTCTTTGTGATCCCGGCGGTACCCTCCATCTTCGGGAATTTTTTCCTGCCCATTCAGATCGGGGCGGATGATGTCTTTTTTCCCCGGCTGAACCTGCTGTCCTGGTATCTCTTTATGCTCGGCGGCCTGCTTGCCATTGTTTCGCTCTTTCTGGGAGAGGGGTTTCCTGATACCGGCTGGACCTTCTATGTGCCCTTCAGTCTGACAACGGACAAGAATGTGGTGTTGACGGTGACTGCCGCCTTTATTCTCGGCATGTCTTCCATGCTGACCGGGCTGAATTTTATCACCACCGTCCATCGGATGCGAACAAAGGATATGGGCTGGATGCAGATGCCGTTGTTTACCTGGTCCCTGTATGCGACTTCCTGGGTCCAGATCCTGGCTACGCCGGTTCTTTCCATCACCCTGCTCATGGTCATCTTTGAGCGTGTCTTTGCCATTGGCCTGTTTGATCCCGGCAAGGGCGGAGACCCGATTCTGTACCAGCATCTTTTCTGGATGTACTCCCATCCGGCAGTCTACATCATGATCCTGCCTGCTATGGGGGTGATCTCTGAGATTATTCCGGTTTTTTCCAGGAAGGCTGTGTTCGGTTATAAGGGCATAGTTATTTCCTCTATGGGCATCGCCGTTGCCGGCTCGTTGGTCTGGGCCCATCATATGTATACCAGCGGAATGAGCGATGTTGCGATCTTTGTCTTTTCCCTACTGACCTTTCTTGTGGCCATCCCGACGGCGGTGAAGGTTTTTTCCTGGATCGCCACCATGTATAAAGGGGCAATAGAGATGACCCCGCCGCTCTATCTTGCCCTTATTTTTATTTATCTCTTTTGTATTGGCGGGTTAA from Candidatus Electrothrix communis encodes the following:
- a CDS encoding UbiD family decarboxylase, whose amino-acid sequence is MTSIYNLRQYLDILRRENELLVIDTEVDPYLEIAEIHRRVIASNGPALLFTKVKGSSFPVVTNLFGTNRRLELAFGTRPMDFVADLVRLAEQAMPPSFSTIRQAAPLALQALKIGLKNVKPGAAPILETLQQPARMTELPMLTSWHSDGGAFVTLPLVYTEHPDGHGHNLGMYRIHRYDDTTTGIHWQIHKGGGYHYCAAEQQNQPLPMTLYIGGPPALMLSAIAPLPEDIPELMLASLLQGKKLGMTKDPLGGHRLVAETEFAIKGIVPPKLRCAEGPFGDHYGYNSLAHDYPVFQTTHLYHRKDAIYPATVVGRPKQEDYFIGDFLQDLLSPLFPLVMKGVQQLKTFGEAGFHCLAAAKVSNRYPREAFAAGLRVLGEGQLSLTKFLIITDGSLDVADFGKLWTHVLERIQWDRDLFVFANVSQDTLDYTGPSVNKGSKAMMMGLGEKRRDLPREFSGSLPPDCAHPNAFLPGTLVVQGDTYENSPELGPKLASWEGVADWPVILLVDSTAEATENMQEFVWTFFTRFEPAADIHGKQQQVKRFHVGLTPPIVFDCRLKPWYTEVLEVDQATKKLVDSKYNRIIPAQFR
- a CDS encoding transposase, which produces MFKKTSPQLTLTEPAFQMAGILPKDDWSFIYKDKIWPLIDENQFKHLYSKEAGAPNISIKLKVSLLIFMALEQLNWRQVEFMFMRRIDWINATYSEFGQAFIDHTTLFKFYQQIEDDKATYQLFVDLTNNFIKSCGVSKKKQRVDSFSCLDGSRHFPVMDYSRKPSGVSSSTTKA
- a CDS encoding transposase, which produces MARDTFPLWIIQGNHQGFLQALRKHKPGLYAEVKDELSLDYLQDNFDLTEKDKDKARGRIKEMAKDLYLLKTSFEHHHQVGHYQTFKTLAQVFDQQCAVKSENDLSSSPADVDSDKELVEAARNTAPVDSEEEISSGNMTPADESADSTKNIVPAEPEIEMRAKPVGDKIISTPHNTDAEYTRKRNQTVVGHKGFVTETCDPDNKVQFITDVNLEAATHADATEISFIEQRLEENNLKPKELNADAGFVNGQSILEAAARGIDLAGPSSGRSQSIEGFADIDRPLDIADFKVQINDETKELSVLSCPKNQVPIDQPRSEKTGKLLVHFNSDVCRACGVCDRCPVKIGVKIATLTVDEAQYAGAARHHQYMGDPEYRRKCGIRAGAESLVNEIANAHDGRQSRHRNEKGSRLQLVMAGISCNVKRFIRFTQNSVQNPSNVVA
- a CDS encoding DOMON domain-containing protein; its protein translation is MKGSKHGVVVFAVLYALISSSLVFAEGYDHKTEVKDMSFSWKVDGENLKVKLSAKTTSWVGVGFNPSSKMKGAGFVLGYVKKGKVKVSDEYGDGENSHKSDKKLGGTDNVTVIGGSEKDGVTTVEFSLPLKSGEETDAVIQPDGETTVLLAYGEGRDSFKVKHKFRTAIKVNLQTGEVK
- a CDS encoding SCO family protein; this encodes MRHGWLCLALLMLLPLYCPMQSAAEPGDTQAEGTEKEYKVGDPALDVLWVDEHNGKYLPLDSSFLDETGSTVTLKDLIDRPTLLLPVYFHCPNSCTLNLSHLTDAVNRSSFTPGKDFNLIAFSFNDQDDPAKAQAAKGNYMRLLPETFPTESWKYLTGSKEDILALTSSIGYRFDQRKDGTFIHPSALVAVAADGMIIKYVYGTFISGDVDMAISEAQKGTPALSVRRFLDYCFNYAPEKTRAFFTNIKLFVVLGFACAGGLLFLWLRRKERRKEEGGASAHDDHHQTGNKV
- a CDS encoding cbb3-type cytochrome c oxidase subunit I; amino-acid sequence: MNATESFYNTPSPPGLKGIWAWLLTHDHKRIGIMYLWSVGFWFCVALCCGLLMRIELMWVGKTIMGPEIYNSLFTLHGVIMVFLFVIPAVPSIFGNFFLPIQIGADDVFFPRLNLLSWYLFMLGGLLAIVSLFLGEGFPDTGWTFYVPFSLTTDKNVVLTVTAAFILGMSSMLTGLNFITTVHRMRTKDMGWMQMPLFTWSLYATSWVQILATPVLSITLLMVIFERVFAIGLFDPGKGGDPILYQHLFWMYSHPAVYIMILPAMGVISEIIPVFSRKAVFGYKGIVISSMGIAVAGSLVWAHHMYTSGMSDVAIFVFSLLTFLVAIPTAVKVFSWIATMYKGAIEMTPPLYLALIFIYLFCIGGLTGLILGAAGTDIHLHDTHFVVSHFHFAMFGGTGFAFFAALHYWWPKMFGIMYDFKKAYIGATLAAVGFIFHYIPMFILGMQGMPRRYYDYLPKFERGNFLAGLGGFLMVIGILLMFYNLLISFRKKKGAPQDPWGGTTLEWSVPSPPPLHNFVEEPQVKEYPYDFSEVIARAQEAQEAQDAQEAQDSEEEDGEKDR